The DNA window ACAGGCGATTCGGCAGGGCATGCAGGTAGCCACCATCGAAGGTGCCGGTGAGGATACCGACCCCGGCGAACAGCAGTGACATCCCGCCCAGCGTAAAGGCCACCGGGTAGCCGCCCATCAGCGCCAGGCAGATGCTGACGAACAACAGTACCGCCATGACTTCAGCCATGTTGTACCTCCGGGAACGGCAGGCGGCCGCTGAACTGGTAGGCGATCTTGATCAGGTCGGACAGGGCCTGGGCGGCCAGTCCGAAGACCAGGATCAGGATGATGCTTTTTTGCAGGTAGACGAACTTCAGCCCGCCCGATTCGTTCGAGCCTTCCAGGGTGGACCAGGAATTGGCGACGTAGTCCCAGCTGTTCCAGGCCAGGAACAGGCACACCGGCAGCAGGAAGAACAGGTGTCCAAGCAGCTCGACGACGGCTTGCCGACGCGGCGAAAACTTCTGGTAGAAGATGTCCACGCGCACATGACCACCACGTTGCAGGGTCCAGGCGGCGGCCCCCATGAAGACCAGCGCGTGGGCGTACATCACGCTTTCCTGCAGGGCGATGGCACCGATGTTCAGGCCGTAGCGCAGCAGGACGACGACCGCCGTGCCGAGCACGAGAAAGACCGTGAACCATGAGCAGAGCTGTCCGAAGCGGGCGTTGATACAATCGATGGCGCTGGCGATGCGCAGCAAGGGCGGGGCTTTCGTGGACATCTGGCAGTCCTTTGTTATTGGTTCGGGTTGAATCGGCAAACGGTCGATTCTAGGCAGACCGTTGGCCGTACAGCAATTGGCTTACGACTTTAGTTTCGTGAACTAGGCTTGAGAGGCTCGAGTCTCTAATGTAGATGAGCCGGTCATAGTGGGTTGGTTATCGCCGAACGGTCGGTTGTCGTGCTCCAGAGGCGTGAGGTTGCCACCCCGCGATCACTGAAAAAGAAGCTGCGTGTCTGCCTTGCGCAGCGCCCGCCGAATGAACAATAACAAGGACAACAGCACATGAAACGTCGTCATATTATTGCCGCAGCAGGCGTAGGCCTGGCTGCAACCGCGCTGGTTGGTTGCAAGGAAAAGGATCAGGCCGCCGCTGGGGGAACGGCTGCGGAACAGCAGAAATTCCACTGGAAGATGGTCACCTCCTGGCCGAAGAACTTCCCTGGCGTTGGCGTCGGCGCCGAGAACTTCGCCAAGCTGGTCAACGAGATGAGCGGCGGGCGCCTGACGGTCAAGGTCTATGCCGGTGGTGAGCTGGTGCCGCCGCTGGAAGTGTTCGACGCGGTCTCGCGCGGTACGGCGGAACTGGGCCACGGTGCGCCCTATTACTGGAAGGGCAAGGTGCCGGCGGCGCAATTCTTCTGTGCACTGCCCTTCGGCCCCAATGCGGCGGAGATGAATGCCTGGCTGCACCATGGCGGCGGCATCCAGTTGTGGGAAGAGGCCTACAAGCCGTTCGGCATCCTGCCGCTGGCCTGCGGCAACACCGGCGTGCAGACCGCTGGCTGGTTCAACAAGGAAATCAGGTCGGTCGATGACTTCCGTGGCCTGAAGATGCGGACACCGGGTCTGGGCGGCGAAGTGCTGACCAAGATGGGCGGGACCGTGGTCAACATGCCGGCCGGTGAGATCTTCACCGCATTGCAGACCGGCGCCATCGACGCCACCGAGTGGATCGGTGCCTACAACGACCTGGCGCTGGGCCTGCACAAGGCTGCCAAGTACTACTACACCCCGGGCTGGCAGGAGCCGAGCGTGCAGTTCGAGCTGGACATCAACCTCAAGGCCTGGGAAACCCTGCCGCCTGATCTGCAGGCCATCGTGCGTGCAGCCGCGCGTGCCGTGAATGGCGACATGCTCGACGACTACAACGCCAAGAACATGGAAGCCATGGAACAGCTCAAGTCCGAAGGCGTCGATGTGCGTCGCCTGCCTGACGAAGTGCTGGTGCGCCTCAAGGAGGTCGCGACGGAAGTGGTGGAAGCGTCCGCCAACGCCGATCCAGTGGCGAAGAAGGTCTGGACGCAGCAGAAGGCTTACCTGAAGCGTCTGTATGACTACGCGGAAAGCAACGAGAAGGACATCTACGCCATTCGTGGCTGAGAACCTGTTCGCGATCCGCTGTGTGTCGACGCCGAACCTCGCAATGAGGTTCGGCGTCGTTCGTTCAGGCGAGCAGACGAGCGTCCAGGCTGATCTCGGCATTGAGCAGCCGTGAGACCGGGCAGCCGGTCTTGGCATCTGCGGCGATGCGCTGGAACTGCGCATCGTCGATGCCGGGGATGCGGGCTTCCAGGCTCAGTTGCACCTTCGTGATGGTGAAGCCGCCGTCATCCTTGTCCAGTGTCACGACTGCCCGGGTTTGCAGGCGTTCGGCGGTAAATCCGGCTTTTCCCAGTTGTCCGGAAATCGCCATGGTGAAACAGCCCGCATGGGCCGCGCCGATCAGTTCCTCGGGATTGGTACCCGGCTGGTCTTCGAAGCGGGTGTTGAAGCCGTAGGGGTTGTCCTGCAGGGCGCCGCTTTCGGTGCTGATAGTGCCCTTGCCCTCTTTCAGGCCACCGCTCCAGACGGCGGATGCGCTTTTCTTCATGGGATTGCCTCCTCTCGTTCGAGTGGGTTATTGCGATTGGCCCAGCAGGGCGCTGGCCAGTTCCAGATCGGTGGCCTGCAGGTGCGGGTGCTCGTCGCGCAACTGGCGCAGTCGTGCCTCCAGGTAAGGGCCGCGAATGGCTCCGCCGCTGGCGACGAAGGTACTGGCGTCTTCACGGGTGGCGACGACTTGCTTGTTGTCCTTGAAGGTCAGGTAGGTGGAGCCGGTGGTGGCGCCCGACGACAGGATGTCGCGCAGCAGGCCATCGGCCTGGACCGTGGCCAGCGGAGCGCCGGCCAGGACCAGCAGGGTCAGGATGCTTTTTCGCATGTTCGTTTCTCCGGACGTATCCGGATATTGAGAGTGGGCAATAAAGCGGGAGTTCAGCCCGCCACGCCGGACGGCGGTTCCTGCTGTGAGCGGATGTTTTCCAGTGCCTGGCGCAACCTGGGCGGTATGGTCGCCGGCTGGTTGCTCGTGCGGTCGACGAAGACGTGCACGAAGCGGCCAAGGGCGGCAGGGGTTTCTTCCGTGCTGCGGAACACCGCCAGTTCGTATTCCACCGAGCTGCTGGCGAGCTTGCTGACGCGCAGGGCCACGTCGACGACATCCGGGAAGGACAGCGAGGAAAAATAGTCGCAGGACGAACTGACCATGA is part of the Pseudomonas sp. ABC1 genome and encodes:
- a CDS encoding TRAP transporter small permease subunit, whose translation is MSTKAPPLLRIASAIDCINARFGQLCSWFTVFLVLGTAVVVLLRYGLNIGAIALQESVMYAHALVFMGAAAWTLQRGGHVRVDIFYQKFSPRRQAVVELLGHLFFLLPVCLFLAWNSWDYVANSWSTLEGSNESGGLKFVYLQKSIILILVFGLAAQALSDLIKIAYQFSGRLPFPEVQHG
- a CDS encoding TRAP transporter substrate-binding protein, producing MKRRHIIAAAGVGLAATALVGCKEKDQAAAGGTAAEQQKFHWKMVTSWPKNFPGVGVGAENFAKLVNEMSGGRLTVKVYAGGELVPPLEVFDAVSRGTAELGHGAPYYWKGKVPAAQFFCALPFGPNAAEMNAWLHHGGGIQLWEEAYKPFGILPLACGNTGVQTAGWFNKEIRSVDDFRGLKMRTPGLGGEVLTKMGGTVVNMPAGEIFTALQTGAIDATEWIGAYNDLALGLHKAAKYYYTPGWQEPSVQFELDINLKAWETLPPDLQAIVRAAARAVNGDMLDDYNAKNMEAMEQLKSEGVDVRRLPDEVLVRLKEVATEVVEASANADPVAKKVWTQQKAYLKRLYDYAESNEKDIYAIRG
- a CDS encoding OsmC family protein; its protein translation is MKKSASAVWSGGLKEGKGTISTESGALQDNPYGFNTRFEDQPGTNPEELIGAAHAGCFTMAISGQLGKAGFTAERLQTRAVVTLDKDDGGFTITKVQLSLEARIPGIDDAQFQRIAADAKTGCPVSRLLNAEISLDARLLA
- a CDS encoding DUF2388 domain-containing protein, with amino-acid sequence MRKSILTLLVLAGAPLATVQADGLLRDILSSGATTGSTYLTFKDNKQVVATREDASTFVASGGAIRGPYLEARLRQLRDEHPHLQATDLELASALLGQSQ
- a CDS encoding thioesterase family protein, giving the protein MSTPGDIRRSDYHYRQPITTRWQDNDLHGHVSNAAYYGFFDSAVNTYLIEHGGLDIHDGEVVAFMVSSSCDYFSSLSFPDVVDVALRVSKLASSSVEYELAVFRSTEETPAALGRFVHVFVDRTSNQPATIPPRLRQALENIRSQQEPPSGVAG